A window of Emcibacter sp. SYSU 3D8 genomic DNA:
CAGATCGCCCGCTCGATCAGCCGGTTCCTCGGGCTGAACGAGGATCTCGCCGAGGCGCTGGCACTGGCGCATGACTTCGGACATCCGCCGTTCGGCCATTCCGGCGAAGATGGGCTGGCGGCGGTCATGAAGCCCTATGGCGGCTTCAACCACAACATCCACTCGCTGCGTCTGCTGACCTCCATCGAGCAGCGCTATGCCGAGTTCGACGGTCTCAACCTGACCTGGGAGACGCTGGAGGGCATCGCCAAGCACAATGGCCCACTATGCCGGAAGGGCGAGGAGGCCTTTCTCGACCCGCTTCTCCAGGACTATCTCGGCAGGCACGATCTCGAGATCCATACCTTTGCCAGCGCCGAAGCGCAGGTGGCGGCCCTGGCCGACGATATCGCCTACAACAATCATGACATCGACGATGGCCTGCGTGCCGGTCTGTTCGCGCTGGGCGACCTCAGCGACCTGCCGCTGGTCGGCCCGGTTTTGGCGGGCCTGCGCCAGCATTATCCGGGCCTGGACGGCTCGAGGCTGAAGCACGAGATGGTCCGGCGGATGATCGACCTGATGGTGAGCGACCTGATGCGCGAATCCTGCCGGCGTATTGACGAGGCACGGGTAGACACGGCGCAGCAGGTCCGAGAACTCGGCGCGCCGGTCATCGCGTTCTCCGAAGAAATGAAGGCCTGCGAGAAGGTCTTGCGGGCCTTTCTGATGGAGCACATGTACCGGCATCCGCACGTTGCGGCCGAGGCCAAGCGCGCCAAGCATGTTGTGGGCGACCTGTTTCACCGGTATATGGCGGAGCCCAGTGAGTTACCGGCGGAACATGAAGCGGCGGTGATGGGCCACAGCGCCGAGACCGGCGCACGGGCCGTCGCCGATTTCATCGCCGGCATGACCGATCGCTTCGCGCTGATGGAACACGAACGTCTATTCGGAACGGCCCGCGCATGAACATTTTCGAAACCTTCCGCGAACGGATCGCCGCCCGCATTGACGCGCTGGCCGCCGAAGGCAAGCTGCCCGCCGGCCTCGATACATCGCGCATCGCCACCGAACCGCCGCGCGATGCTTCCCATGGTGACATGGCGAGCAATGCGGCCATGGTGCTTGCCCGCGACGCCGGCATGAAGCCACGCGACCTCGCGGATCTGATCGTCGCCGGATTCGCGGACGACGCAGATGTCACGGCAAGCGAGATCGCCGGGCCGGGGT
This region includes:
- a CDS encoding deoxyguanosinetriphosphate triphosphohydrolase, which encodes MDRIVKPYGDMAPFASRPEDSRGRLYPEEESRFRTVFQRDRDRIIHSKAFRRLKHKTQVFVYHEGDYYRTRLTHSLEVSQIARSISRFLGLNEDLAEALALAHDFGHPPFGHSGEDGLAAVMKPYGGFNHNIHSLRLLTSIEQRYAEFDGLNLTWETLEGIAKHNGPLCRKGEEAFLDPLLQDYLGRHDLEIHTFASAEAQVAALADDIAYNNHDIDDGLRAGLFALGDLSDLPLVGPVLAGLRQHYPGLDGSRLKHEMVRRMIDLMVSDLMRESCRRIDEARVDTAQQVRELGAPVIAFSEEMKACEKVLRAFLMEHMYRHPHVAAEAKRAKHVVGDLFHRYMAEPSELPAEHEAAVMGHSAETGARAVADFIAGMTDRFALMEHERLFGTARA